The Meiothermus ruber DSM 1279 genome includes the window GCGAGGGGGGTGAATTCGTATGCCAGGCGGCGGTGGGCCCGGTGTGGGCCTGCGACCAACGCTGGAGCGAAACCGAGTTTCTAAAATGGTACGGACACGACAGGGGCCTGGCCTTGCGGGGCCAGCCGCGCATTCTGCACCAGTCGCAGTTTTTGCCAAAGGGCAGCGCGGCCAACCTGTGCCTGCCGGTGAGCCACCAGGGAAAGGTGCTGGCTTATCTGAACCTGGATAGCCTTCACGACAGCGAGGCCTTCGCCGAGGACTCACTGAACGCGGTGCAGCTATTCTCCACCCCCATTGCCACCCTGACCCACGAGCTGCAAAGCCGCGAAGCCATGGAAAAAGCCGCCCTCACCGACAGTCTAACGGGCCTGTATAACCGCCGGGCCTTCGATCGGCGACTTAGAGAGGAGTGTGAGCGGGCAGCCCGCTACCAGTACCCCCTCACTTTGTTGGTGGTGGATCTCAAAAACTTTAAGCCCATCAACGACCGCCTGGGCCATGTTATGGGCGATCAGGCCCTGGTGGCGGTGGCTCGAGCGCTTAGCCAGACCCAGCGGGCCGGCGATATGGTCTTCCGCTGGGGTGGGGATGAGTTTGCCGTGCTGCTGCCCCAGACCCCCAAGGAGGTGGCCGGGGTGGTAGGGGCTCGAATCCTCGAGGCCATCTCAAAGATTTGCATGGGCGGGGTTTGCCTTTCGGCCAATATCGGCTATGCCAGTTTCCCTACTGAAGCCCAGACGGCTGAAGCCCTTTTACAGCTTGCCGACCAGCGGATGTACGCCGATAAGAGCGAAATCCCAGGCGAATCCATCAACGACCCGCCGGAGGGGTGATGCCGGGCCGAAAAAACGCCCGTTCAGCTTAGAATAGGGCGTATGTTGAAGGCCGTTCCCGGAACCAACGACATTTTCGCCCAGGCCAAGGAGTACCCTTTTCGAGAGCCGGTTTTTCGCTACATCATATCCACCGCCGAGGAAGTGTTGCGCGGAGCCGGGGCTCAGATGGTATACACCCCCATTTTCGAATACCTCGAGGTCTTTCAAAAGGGGGTGGGGCTTACCTCCGACATCGTGGTCAAGAAAGAGATGTTTGTATTCGAAGATCGGGGTGGGCGGCTTTTGGCGCTGCGCCCCGAACCGACCGCGGCCATCGTGCGGGCCTTCAACGAACACGGCATGAAGGTCTGGCCCCAGCCGGTTCGGCTGTTCACCTGGGGGCCTATTTTTCGTGGTGAACGTCAGCAAAAAGGCCGCTACAAGCAGTTTCACCAGGTCGATTACGAGGCCCTGGGTTTGTCGGATCCCTTGCTGGACGCCGAGGCCATCGCGCTGATGGTGCGAATTTACAAAACCCTGGGCCTCCGCAACCTCGAGGTCAAGCTGGGCTCGGTGGGCGACCCCGAGGATCGCGTGCGTTATAACCAGTACCTGCGGGAGCTTTTTGGCCCCTATGCCAGTGATTTATCGGAGGACTCGAGGGTTCGGGTCGAAGCCAACCCCATGCGCATCCTCGACTCCAAAAGCGAGCGCGACCAGGCCCTCATTGCTGAGCTACAGCCCAAGCCTATGCTGGAGTTTCTCGGCCCGGCAGCCCAAAAATTCCACGAACAGGTATGCAACTACCTCGATCGGCTGGGGGTCGCCTACACGGTGGATCCAAGCCTGGTACGGGGCCTGGACTACTACGTTCGCACCGCCTGGGAGGTGCACCACGCTGGGATTGGGGCCAAGTCGGCCCTGGGGGGTGGCGGCCGCTACGACGGTTTGTCGGAGATGCTGGGCGGCCCGCCGCTGCCCGGTGTGGGCTTCGGCATTGGGGTTGAGCGCCTGGCCATCGCCCTCGAGCAAGAAGGGGTGGCTTTGCCGGCCGACCCCAGCCCCACCCTCTACCTGGCCCCCCTGGACGAGGCGGCCAAAATCGAGGTGCTGGCCCTGGCCGAGCAGCTCCGGCCTAAAATTCATGTGGAGATCGGCTATACCCCCAAAAGCCCACGCAAGGCCCTCGAGGACGCCCTCAAGAAAGGGGCTCGCTATGTGGGCTTCATTGGTGAGGCCGAGCGGGCTCGAGGCGTGGTTACCCTGAAACACCTGGAAACCGGCGAGCAAAGGGC containing:
- the hisS gene encoding histidine--tRNA ligase, yielding MLKAVPGTNDIFAQAKEYPFREPVFRYIISTAEEVLRGAGAQMVYTPIFEYLEVFQKGVGLTSDIVVKKEMFVFEDRGGRLLALRPEPTAAIVRAFNEHGMKVWPQPVRLFTWGPIFRGERQQKGRYKQFHQVDYEALGLSDPLLDAEAIALMVRIYKTLGLRNLEVKLGSVGDPEDRVRYNQYLRELFGPYASDLSEDSRVRVEANPMRILDSKSERDQALIAELQPKPMLEFLGPAAQKFHEQVCNYLDRLGVAYTVDPSLVRGLDYYVRTAWEVHHAGIGAKSALGGGGRYDGLSEMLGGPPLPGVGFGIGVERLAIALEQEGVALPADPSPTLYLAPLDEAAKIEVLALAEQLRPKIHVEIGYTPKSPRKALEDALKKGARYVGFIGEAERARGVVTLKHLETGEQRALEPLQLHSLFEGPELK